GTGCTTCATTGCACTGACAATTATTTGCTTGTCTTGGTAAACTTGGCCTACTTCAATAACATTTGGCGTATGTTTTGTCATGATGATACTTTCATATTCCACAATTGTCGGAGATGTTGGCCTATCAATCAACTTCATTGTTCCTGATACTTCTCCAACTGTGTTACAATTGCTTGACAATTGTACCACGTTAGACATACGATAGTCAGATGAACCTGCACTCAATTAAAAGTATCTACAATTCAGACCTCTGTATATTTATGTGTTCAGTATTTGACAGAGTACTTGAAAAGACATAACAGTTGAATCACATTTGTTATGTAGTATTATTGTAGATAGgttgtagtaaaattgtagaacACATGAAATTGACAAAATATCAGCACTGAAAAAACAGAGCAAACCTGCAATTGTGCTCGAATTAGAGATACTGCATTGCAAATCGAAATCATGCAATGTTATACACAACAGATACATTCCTAAGTTTTTGCTTTCTTTTTGCGTCTCCATATATACTCGAACTCCCATATCGTTCCGAATTTTCATTGGAGGACAACGTTCGTTGACAGTGTATTTGATTTCGATGATTTTTGTGGAGGTATCGATCATTAGAGCACTGCAATTGCAGAATTCAATTGACTATAATTTGAATCTTCATTGACTACAATTCTATCAACATTAAAATCTTTGTATCTCCCAACGCTATCCCAGTGACCGTTTAGTTGAAGCATACTCGTTAATTTTGACATTATGTCGCGAAATTCTATACAATTGTAACTAATTGTTTGCAATTCTTTTTCAAAACCTTCGTTTATGGAAAACCAGAGGAAACAAAGAAAATCAGAGAATAGAACTTGATTATGGTGCAatgataataaaaaaaaatcagcGTAATAGCAGGATTCTACAAATACATTGGCTTGATTAAGGTGCGATGATTGCGTCAGTAAAATCTCTGAAGAAATATACGCGATCCCAAAATCCCGCGTCTAAATAAGGACGACTACTGCATAAAGGATTCTAGTTTAAAcaaatgtatatattttgtagatAGAACTTGTTTAGGTCGGATAAATAACTAAACATGGATATTTTtggtaataaagttttaaatagtgtataggaacgaAAAAATATCCCTAATTGTAAATCTTAAACATGAGTTAGTTACTTAGAAAATCTTAAGATAACTTGCTATATCTAGTTAATGTACAATGACAATGCAAAATTCATTATACTGAGCTCAAGTCCGTTGAACATATAACAAGAGTGCAAAAGTTTCATCGATATAATCCTTTTTCTGATAATCGAGAAATCCCCGTGACACACTGGTCCTAAACTCGGTGGTTGATGGGTTTGACCGTTTATTCTTCTCCACAAAAATACCAAGCTTTTGTTTATGGCCGGATTCGAACCCATAACGAGCTTCGTCGATATAATCTACATTTGCTAATACTTAGTTGTCCTAACATGTTGCACAGAATCAAGCCAGAGCAGTTGCCACTGCAGTCATATAGGGAAGTTGAAAAATACACTCAATTTTCTGGGACTAGAAAAGCCATACCGAATAATTAATGGTAAGCACTTCAACATCCCTTCACTCACGAATAAGAATTATAGTTTCTACACACCAGTATGACAGTCAAAAAGAGAACACGATTCATGCAATCCGGATAAACAAAATTAAGGAATGAATCACAGTAAGAGTAAGAATATGGTCAAGTTGTTCAAGGGGTCTGAGAGGAAAACCCACACAATATGAGCTATGTAATGGAGGTGAGACGGGGGCAAGCGCCATCAAGTTATGTTACTACTTCCCCCGTGGCCGGTACTATCAGCAGAATGGATCTGAGGGAATTGTGAATCCTTAACTTGAAGGAGTCCACATGCTACCAACAGAATCTTCATGTAAAAGTTAATCATTTGTTGTTCGTCAAGTGATGGAATTTACACCTAAAAAGATATGATCAAGGGATTTAAGATTCAACCCAGTGAAAATCCGAGGATTTAGAGAAAGGGAAGAATGTACCAGTGTAAGAATAAGAAGTGTAGCAGCGCGCACCTATACGCTATACATAGAGCAAGAGAGCTTTACTTCTGGAGTTCAATGCATCATTTCACTTCCGACATTAATAATGCTGCTGTGACCTGCATTATGTATAGAGATTCAATGAGGATTATCAATACTAGTAACTAGGAAGCAACATATGATCAAATGacatttttggaattttacacaCACTTGAAACACGCGAATTTACGTTATTGGATGATACTATAACTCTTACAGGGAGAAATGGACAAAATGTACTAGACAGAAACTATAGAGATTCCAACTTCCAAGCAATAGGCCAAACATAACGCTATTGTTATTTCTCATAAAAATGATGGCATTCTTAAAAGTTTTTTTTCCGATGTGAGCTAAAATTGAATCCATATAGTTCAGGAAGCCTGGAATTGTTCTGTAATCAATGATTTGTTTCTTCCTTTTGTTTATTGATGAAATTGTGTCTTCTTTTCTATGTCATGGATGTATGCTTGAAAAGCTTCAACAAACTGGAATAACGCCACTACTAAAACACCCCCACCCACAAACAAAAAGGCAAGTAGTATACTTTAAATCAGACCTTGACAATGTATTGTATGTATCTCTGGCCCTGGCATTTCCACTCCATCATCATTAAGCAATGAAATCCCAGAAGAAGTTATGTTGAAAGGGAATGCAAGAGGTGGAGATAGTGGAGATTTTGCTAATTTTATGAACCTTTGACCTGAAAGATGGAAGAGAGCATCAGCAACTCCCATTTATCTATGTTAATAATCTGCTGTCTACTCGTGAATCAGAAAGCTCAAGTCAGAAAAAAAAAATGTAAGCTTTATTTAGAGACTTCAATGTATCATTTCTTCGAAGTTATGAACCACCGCAATAATTTGTCCGTTCAAGTTGTAAGACCAAATAAAGGATCGAAACCCTCTAACCAACTTCTATCTTCAGGATATGCTAAGAAAGAAATACAAAAATTGAGAGCATAAATGAGCATGAGGTTAATTCTACAGTAGTGTTCAGGCATGCCGAACGCAATAGGACCTATCGCAAGACAAATAATAACTTTGGCAAATTTCTTTGCTTCCAAATGTTTTATTTTCTTCTCCAAAAGTTCCAAGGATAGGAAATGCTTGTCACATAATTGTACAGTTTAACAGATAAAGAAGATTTTTCTAGTTACATATTTGTGGGTTGTTATCCGTATTACAAATAAATTCTGCTAATTATCAGGTGCTGGCTTTTGGCGTAAGTTTGGAGTAACAATGTCCTGGAGAATACAAAGATATAAATTTTATCGAAGAGACCAGTTCTGACCACCATCCAATTGTACACCAATCAACTCCTCTCCCTCGCATAATCTGTCTGCAGTGATTTTTCAGATAACAGAATCCAGAAGAGCATGTAGTCGGTTAAAGACCAACAAACAAAAATATAGTAACAGCACTTATTTACTCGAGCTAATTTCATGGACTGCGACGTAAGCAGAGTGCTGACACATCAGAACCAAAGGTGAGCACAAAGGCGAGTTTGAAAACCAAAAAAACACAAATTTCCTATCCACAGAATAAAGACAGAAGAATTAACAGCAAAACAAAAATCCAGGATCACCAATTCTGAGAAAAGAAGATCAAACCTGATCTTGATTCAAATACAAGACGAATACTAACAGCATGAGCCCAGTGGATCCCTAAAGCAGCAACAAGATGAGAATCAAGATTTGTGGAAGCTTCTGAACGATCGACTCTGCTCAGTTCTGAAAGGAAGTTTTACGTGTTAAAAAATAAGGACGTGTCTGCCTCTGGTACCATGTTAAAAAAAGGACACTGGGTTTAACTCAACCCACATAAGCTAGCTCATAAGTGAGGATTGCCCAAATTATTAGAAGGACACCACAACCCATTTTCTCAACCAACATGGGACACTCTTAACAGTGTCCAAAGTTTTATGGGCCGTGTGAAGTAACACAAAGGGTAGGACCTGTTGCTTATGCACTACAATTTCCCGAAAGTTCTCAGCTACACCTTGTATTTTCATGCTTGATAGTTGAAATGAAGATTGGACCGGGTGTATCTCTACAACAGCTTCTCCTGTCAACCGAAGCAGATGGACAGATTTTGACTCGACCTATAGCAATACTACAGAGCAAACTGGTGAAAGAAAACAAATGGAATTTCAGCGAAGATACTTGTACAATAGGAAAATTTACCTCCAAAAGAAGCAACACAAGAAGATAGGAAGGTAATCAAGCTTAGTTTCCAAAGTTTATCTAGCAACAGCTTGCTCGAGGTCGAGTATGACTCCAAAGGCATAAGGAATGTAATGAGCTGGAGTAGACTTTCTAAATTAGGGTAAAACTGAATTTCAATTGGGATGTTTTGAGATGACAGTGTTTAGCTAAGCATAGGGTTACTTCACTTTTGACGTTGCAGAATAATAGTAAGGTGACTTGAGCTGGAGGAAGATATATGTGGCTGGGATGAATCTAGTTGAGGGCCCAGATAGTTCAGCTTATTCCATATATGCAGACAAACAAGAGAGAGGAATCAGTTCTGCACTACCAGTAAAACACAAAACTCGGAATCTTATAATAAACTCAACACAAACCTCTAATCTACTTCTTGAATGAATAAATTTTCATAAGTTTAGCACATGAACACATTTTAACCATTAATTTCAGGGAAGAATGTGCAACCAAACATGCTTTGGTGACATGGAACCAAGCATAATTTATGGCAATGATCCTACTGTCGCTCAAaatatatttctttatttaagaaaaacaaagaaaagctcCCATCATTATTAATAAAAGCTGTATTTATTTTATAGGAAAAAGTATCAAACGACTTTAGTGCACCACGATACCTTGGAAAGAATAGTGGGAAGTTTCATCACGACTTTGAGATCTCACTTGGTTGGTTACTACTACAGGAATTCGTGAAAATTCTGCAACTGATCTGAAAATGGCAAAGAAGCAACACCAGATTAGAATAGAACATTGATCACCTGCTTGGATTGGCGGAAGAAGAGAGATACATTCTCGATATTCATTCAGAAAGACAATATTCTCACTTAATAAATGATATATGCCAACCCAATGAATGTTGCCTCTGAGGTCCTTGGACACCTTCACTGGAGAGAGTGAAAAGTTCATGAGTATCACTATGGCGAAAAAGAAAAAATGTGAAAAACAGTATAATGCTATTGAGTTTTCAGAGAATTATTAAACCAGCATTGCCACATAACATGAAATCACACCAACTGCAAGAAGAGGATTCTGAGCACCACGTGTCAAATCTCTGTTTTCGCATAATCAAAGATATTATAGAATATACTCCCAACAAAACCAGGTTACCATGAATTCCAGACAGTATGTATTGAGACCCAAATTTTCACATTGAGAATGATTGCATAAATTTCCTAGAAAAGCAATAGAATCTGATATAACACATTATTCTTGTAAACAACCTAAGAGCACAAATctaagctagcgtttggacatagatttggttgaaacttgaaaagagaaaaaataatttttggaagttgaagttgtgtttggacatgcattttaatTGGAAAAAAGTTGAAGCTTTGTGAGCGGAAGaaaaattttcactcaaaaactggtaaaattcaatttttttaattgcatgaacaaacaatattttcaatttttttttgaaaaaaattaaccaaaatctatggccaaacgggagctAAAAGTACTCAGACAGATGTTATCTGGACTACCAAGATATTCACAATTTTTTCAAGTGGATATTAGGGAAAAAGTTTATAACTCCAGTAGAAGTTGTACTCCAAAGGAAGTACATGTTGAGAAATTACGCAGGAAAAGTGAAAAGGGAATTACCCTGCAAGAAGAGCAGCCATGCTGTCGATGATCAGCAATTTCACACCATGTTGAAATAGTGAAACTCTGATTTTCTGCAAGCTGACAGAAACACAGACTATAATTAGTAAAAAAAGAAATCTTCCAATACTTGCACAATTGGACGAGTGTTACAAAAGCTAGAATCTGAATGGCAAAGTTAAGAGGCTGCTTCGGACAGCAGACAATGCCGGCCACAATTGAGGATGAGTGTTATGAAAGCTAGAATCTGGGGGTCACTTTAAAGAACCTTATTTTTAAGTATATTTTCTACTATTTCTATACCGGGATTTTCTAAAAAAATTAATGAATTATTACTTTATCCAAGAACATGTTTTGGACAACAGTAGGATCAAACAGAGGGAAAAGGAAATTATAGTACAGGAACTAAATAAAATACATGCATTGTGAACACAGCATATAAATGTTGCACGGATGTTTTGTTAGTCACTTGGTTGTTATAAAATCGGAGGTATACGGGCTTTAACACAATATTGTACATGACTTCCCATTGGATTTACTCTTTAACATGTTCATGACCACCATTCACCAAACAATTAATTTTCCAATAAAGCCACTTTCCTCCGAACCATCTAACCAACTGTATTAACCTATATAACTCCTAAGTCCACCCTtcagagaagagaagagaagatgAACACGTAGAAAGTCAATTTCATTAACGGACTCATACTCCTTCCAACAATATAATCCAGAATCTAAATATTCGCGAGTTCACTATTGCATCAAAACTCAGAATAACAACACATAGGTAAAGCTGCAACAAACCTATCAGTGAATTCAGAAAGGGATGTCGGTCTTAAAACTAGGATCCTTCCAGCCATCTGCAACATCAAAAGGGGGAACATCCTCACTAAACTCTTCAACTCAATGTATTGCACAGAAAACATTAAAGGGTGCATCAGCATCAACATATGTCAAAGGGTCTGCTATACTACGTGCTCTGACATAGTTGACTTGCAAAATTAAAAGATGTCCGACTCTTTATTTTTTTTCCCTTTCACCGTCATTTTAGCAAAGACACACGGACATAGTTGAACATGGAAGAGACGTGTTTATAGACATCTTCAAGTCAATCATTAAAGGAGAAAAGTCAACTTAGAAATGGTCATCATGATTATCTATGCACCAAGTTATAGAAAAGACTGGAGATCTAGACCTTGCATCCTACCATGACCGTTTTCATGGCTCGCAAGCAATTTATAGACTTAAATTAGAAACTGACTTAAAATCTTTCGCTCCCTTGTTCACGGTTGTCATTTCAAAGTCCTAAATTATTCAAAAAATATGGCAGAAAGCACTAGACAAAATGCTGCATACCTCCTGTGCCATCCCTTCAGCGTGAAATGCTTCGGGGAAGCTATTATATCCCAtttctatcatcctgggaagacACTTGAGAAACAGAATTGTCAGTATTTCCAATTATAACACAGCAACCTCAGTACCAAAAGCCTAAAAAATGGCAGCCCGgtacactaagctcccgctatgcacggGGCCCGGGTAagagccggaccacaagggtctatcgtacgcaaccttaccctgcatttctgcaagaggctgtttccacggctcgaacccgtgacctcctggtcacatggcagcaactttaccggttacgccaaggctccccttcaaaaGTGACCAAAAGCCTGAAAAGTGAAAATACCTCCTTGAACTAAACTTGGATTCTGTATCGATATAAATTACTGAACCATCTAAGCCACCATAACTTAATGGAAGAGAAGCTAATAACGAAAGCTTCAAACAGAACTGCAATTTAAGACAGAAGAAGCTCAATCAAAAGTTTACCAAAGGCAACAAATGGTTTAAAAGCAAGGAAACACATAGCACTATTATGGGAAGATAGAAAAAAAGGGCACCCCGGTGCACAAGgcatcccgcgttcacgcagggtccggggaaggggcACTATTATGGGAAAATATCagattaaagaatatgaaatgtcTCTCGATGTACTCCACTTAGCATTTCTTTTCAGCAGGCAATCACATTAGATAGAAGCGAAGAAACTTCAAGCAACCCCAAAAGGCCCAACCA
This Nicotiana tomentosiformis unplaced genomic scaffold, ASM39032v3 Un00426, whole genome shotgun sequence DNA region includes the following protein-coding sequences:
- the LOC104116714 gene encoding DNA repair protein RAD51 homolog 2 isoform X1 gives rise to the protein MANKLLSEMGLPKSIAYIFSARNLITAKDVLSLTEFELMELLDVDLAVVASAVAHISEITCPPYQTALSLLEQRVQNERMAGHLPTCLKGLDNALCGGIPFGVVTELVGPAGIGKTQFCLKLSLLASLPLSYGGLDGSVIYIDTESKFSSRRMIEMGYNSFPEAFHAEGMAQEMAGRILVLRPTSLSEFTDSLQKIRVSLFQHGVKLLIIDSMAALLAGEGVQGPQRQHSLGWHISFIKSVAEFSRIPVVVTNQVRSQSRDETSHYSFQAELSGPSTRFIPATYIFLQLKSPYYYSATSKLITFLMPLESYSTSSKLLLDKLWKLSLITFLSSCVASFGGEAVVEIHPVQSSFQLSSMKIQELSRVDRSEASTNLDSHLVAALGIHWAHAVSIRLVFESRSGQRFIKLAKSPLSPPLAFPFNITSSGISLLNDDGVEMPGPEIHTIHCQGHSSIINVGSEMMH
- the LOC104116714 gene encoding DNA repair protein RAD51 homolog 2 isoform X3; its protein translation is MANKLLSEMGLPKSIAYIFSARNLITAKDVLSLTEFELMELLDVDLAVVASAVAHISEITCPPYQTALSLLEQRVQNERMAGHLPTCLKGLDNALCGGIPFGVVTELVGPAGIGKTQFCLKLSLLASLPLSYGGLDGSVIYIDTESKFSSRRMIEMGYNSFPEAFHAEGMAQEMAGRILVLRPTSLSEFTDSLQKIRVSLFQHGVKLLIIDSMAALLAGEGVQGPQRQHSLGWHISFIKSVAEFSRIPVVVTNQVRSQSRDETSHYSFQGIHWAHAVSIRLVFESRSGQRFIKLAKSPLSPPLAFPFNITSSGISLLNDDGVEMPGPEIHTIHCQGHSSIINVGSEMMH
- the LOC104116714 gene encoding DNA repair protein RAD51 homolog 2 isoform X2, translating into MANKLLSEMGLPKSIAYIFSARNLITAKDVLSLTEFELMELLDVDLAVVASAVAHISEITCPPYQTALSLLEQRVQNERMAGHLPTCLKGLDNALCGGIPFGVVTELVGPAGIGKTQFCLKLSLLASLPLSYGGLDGSVIYIDTESKFSSRRMIEMGYNSFPEAFHAEGMAQEMAGRILVLRPTSLSEFTDSLQKIRVSLFQHGVKLLIIDSMAALLAGEGVQGPQRQHSLGWHISFIKSVAEFSRIPVVVTNQVRSQSRDETSHYSFQELSRVDRSEASTNLDSHLVAALGIHWAHAVSIRLVFESRSGQRFIKLAKSPLSPPLAFPFNITSSGISLLNDDGVEMPGPEIHTIHCQGHSSIINVGSEMMH
- the LOC104116714 gene encoding DNA repair protein RAD51 homolog 2 isoform X4; protein product: MANKLLSEMGLPKSIAYIFSARNLITAKDVLSLTEFELMELLDVDLAVVASAVAHISEITCPPYQTALSLLEQRVQNERMAGHLPTCLKGLDNALCGGIPFGVVTELVGPAGIGKTQFCLKLSLLASLPLSYGGLDGSVIYIDTESKFSSRRMIEMGYNSFPEAFHAEGMAQEMAGRILVLRPTSLSEFTDSLQKIRVSLFQHGVKLLIIDSMAALLAGEGVQGPQRQHSLGWHISFIKSVAEFSRIPVVVTNQVRSQSRDETSHYSFQVCSVVLL